One Notolabrus celidotus isolate fNotCel1 chromosome 16, fNotCel1.pri, whole genome shotgun sequence DNA window includes the following coding sequences:
- the LOC117827547 gene encoding trypsin-3-like produces the protein MKALVFLTLLGAAFVAAEDERVVGGYECPRNSVPYQVSLNSGYHFCGGSLISSQWVVSAAHCHKSRIQVRLGEHNIAVNEGTEQWIDGAKMIMHPQYNSYNLDNDIMLIKLSRPATLNSYVQTVSLPSRCPEADENCMVSGWGNTSDNSNNFPDRLQCLRQPIIDDRICRNAYPHLFTENMVCSGFMHGGASSCQGDSGGPLVCNGELQGVVSWGYDCAMQGHPSVYARVCRYNSWISTTMRNN, from the exons ATGAAGGCCCTGGTGTTCCTGACTCTGCTTGGAGCAGCAT ttgttgcagctgaGGATGAGAGGGTTGTTGGAGGGTATGAGTGTCCCAGAAACTCTGTCCCCTACCAGGTGTCTCTGAACTCAGGATACCACTTCTGCGGTGGATCCCTCATCTCCAGCCAGTGGGTGGTGTCTGCTGCTCACTGCCACAAGTC TCGTATCCAGGTTCGTCTTGGTGAGCACAACATTGCTGTGAATGAGGGCACAGAGCAGTGGATCGATGGTGCCAAAATGATCATGCACCCACAGTACAATAGCTACAACCTGGACAACGACATCATGCTGATCAAACTGAGCCGCCCCGCCACCCTCAACAGCTACGTCCAGACAGTGTCCCTGCCCTCTCGCTGCCCAGAGGCTGACGAGAACTGCATGGTGTCCGGGTGGGGCAACACCTCCGACAACAGCA ACAACTTCCCTGACAGACTGCAGTGCCTGAGGCAGCCCATCATTGATGACAGGATCTGCAGGAACGCCTACCCCCACCTCTTCACTGAAAACATGGTTTGCTCTGGATTCATGCATGGAGGAGCCAGCAGCTGCCAA GGAGACTCTGGTGGCCCTCTGGTGTGTAACGGTGAGCTGCAGGGCGTCGTGTCCTGGGGCTATGACTGTGCCATGCAGGGACACCCCAGTGTCTATGCCCGTGTGTGCCGCTACAACAGCTGGATCAGCACCACCATGCGCaacaattaa